One region of Baekduia soli genomic DNA includes:
- a CDS encoding zinc-binding dehydrogenase, whose amino-acid sequence MQTGRAAVLETYHEPLAIREFPLPEPEPGAILVRMEAGTMCGSDLHIWRGELGKSYTIPLPLILGHEMVGSIIAMGAGTDLDSVGTPLTIGDRIIWAGVPCHHCELCTVEHATTLCANRQMAPLRSCAGPPHFLGAFAEYGYISPGAGRLRVPDEVASEWASAGSCALRTCVQAVEKAGRVDFNDSVVVQGAGPLGLFATAILSTHGPRQLIVVGAPDDRLELAREWGATHTISIQEHPTPEARLEAIRSITGGGPRLAFELSGAPGAFAEGVEIVRANGRYVVVGTLGGGPQSIDPSRIVTRGLSVIGSMSGDTDVYSKALVFLRDHRDRFGWDRMLGNRYGLHNVTEGLEAMLSMSEIKPVFDPTLAG is encoded by the coding sequence GTGCAGACCGGTCGCGCCGCGGTCCTGGAGACCTACCACGAGCCGCTGGCGATCCGCGAGTTCCCGCTGCCCGAGCCCGAGCCGGGCGCGATCCTGGTGCGCATGGAGGCCGGCACGATGTGCGGCAGCGACCTCCACATCTGGCGCGGCGAGCTGGGCAAGTCCTACACGATCCCGCTGCCCCTGATCCTCGGCCACGAGATGGTCGGCTCGATCATCGCGATGGGTGCCGGCACCGACCTGGACTCGGTCGGCACGCCGCTGACCATCGGCGACCGGATCATCTGGGCCGGCGTCCCGTGCCACCACTGCGAGCTCTGCACCGTCGAGCACGCCACCACGCTGTGCGCCAACCGCCAGATGGCGCCGCTGCGCAGCTGCGCCGGGCCCCCGCACTTCCTCGGCGCGTTCGCCGAGTACGGCTACATCTCGCCCGGCGCCGGGCGCCTGCGCGTGCCCGACGAGGTCGCCAGCGAGTGGGCGTCGGCCGGCAGCTGCGCGCTGCGCACGTGCGTGCAGGCCGTCGAGAAGGCCGGGCGCGTGGACTTCAACGACTCCGTCGTCGTCCAGGGCGCGGGCCCCCTGGGCCTGTTCGCCACCGCGATCCTCTCGACCCACGGGCCGCGGCAGCTCATCGTCGTCGGCGCGCCCGACGACCGCCTCGAGCTGGCCCGCGAGTGGGGCGCGACGCACACGATCTCCATCCAGGAGCACCCGACGCCCGAGGCGCGGCTGGAGGCCATCCGGTCCATCACGGGCGGCGGCCCCCGGCTGGCCTTCGAGCTGTCCGGGGCGCCCGGCGCCTTCGCGGAGGGCGTGGAGATCGTGCGGGCCAACGGGCGCTACGTCGTCGTCGGCACGCTCGGCGGCGGTCCGCAGAGCATCGACCCCTCGCGGATCGTCACACGGGGGCTCAGCGTCATCGGGTCGATGAGCGGCGACACCGACGTGTACTCCAAGGCGCTCGTCTTCCTGCGCGACCACCGCGACCGCTTCGGCTGGGACCGCATGCTGGGCAACCGCTATGGGTTGCACAACGTGACCGAGGGCCTGGAGGCCATGCTCAGCATGAGCGAGATCAAGCCCGTCTTCGACCCCACGCTGGCCGGGTGA
- a CDS encoding peroxidase-related enzyme (This protein belongs to a clade of uncharacterized proteins related to peroxidases such as the alkylhydroperoxidase AhpD.) — MADSRFAVTELEDLPPDLRERVGVIHEKSGFVPNIFRALGHRPDEMRAFLDYHDALMERSDGLSKAERELIVVVTSGANHCTYCVVAHGAILRIRAKDPELADRASTNPWSVELDDRRRAMVDLALALTREPERFGDTDLDAARAAGLTEDEIWDVGSITALFALSNRLAHLTALRPNSEFYTMGRAPRA; from the coding sequence ATGGCCGACAGCCGATTCGCCGTCACCGAGCTCGAGGACCTGCCGCCGGACCTGCGCGAGCGGGTCGGCGTCATCCACGAGAAGTCCGGGTTCGTGCCCAACATCTTCCGGGCGCTGGGGCACCGGCCGGACGAGATGCGGGCGTTCCTGGACTACCACGACGCGCTCATGGAGCGCAGCGACGGGCTGAGCAAGGCCGAGCGCGAGCTCATCGTCGTCGTCACCTCGGGGGCCAACCACTGCACGTACTGCGTGGTCGCCCACGGTGCCATCCTGCGCATCCGTGCCAAGGACCCCGAGCTGGCCGACCGCGCGTCCACGAACCCGTGGAGCGTCGAGCTCGACGACCGGCGCCGAGCCATGGTCGACCTCGCCCTCGCGCTGACGCGCGAGCCCGAGCGCTTCGGCGACACCGACCTGGACGCGGCCCGCGCGGCGGGCCTCACCGAGGACGAGATCTGGGACGTCGGGTCGATCACCGCGCTGTTCGCGCTGTCCAACCGCCTCGCGCACCTGACGGCCCTGCGGCCGAACTCCGAGTTCTACACGATGGGTCGCGCGCCCCGGGCCTAG
- a CDS encoding hydantoinase/oxoprolinase family protein — protein sequence MVPLADTASVWSALGVAVADLAATFDQALYLTAPYDLGALDAAFAALEEQAREATVGDKRFAEEITLERHANCKYGLQVFEVEAAMPLGPVTDDSVAALLEDFERRYAQQFGAEAGYADAGIVITGVRVKVSGVVRKPSVVRRPPAEGADAGAARRGHRDVHWEELGARASTAIWDGGRLQPGTTLEGPAVIELPDTTIVVRPGHRASIDEYGNAVVQVDAVRPTGPAAVAAGRLEEDV from the coding sequence GTGGTCCCGCTGGCCGACACGGCCTCGGTCTGGTCGGCGCTGGGCGTCGCGGTCGCCGACCTGGCCGCCACGTTCGACCAGGCGCTGTACCTCACCGCGCCGTACGATCTCGGCGCGCTGGACGCGGCGTTCGCCGCGCTGGAGGAGCAGGCGCGCGAGGCCACCGTCGGCGACAAGCGCTTCGCCGAGGAGATCACCCTCGAGCGCCACGCCAACTGCAAGTACGGGCTGCAGGTCTTCGAGGTCGAGGCCGCGATGCCGCTCGGCCCGGTGACCGACGACAGCGTCGCGGCGCTGCTGGAGGACTTCGAGCGCCGCTACGCCCAGCAGTTCGGCGCCGAGGCGGGCTACGCCGACGCGGGCATCGTCATCACCGGTGTGCGCGTCAAGGTCTCGGGCGTCGTGCGCAAGCCGTCGGTCGTGCGGCGCCCGCCGGCCGAGGGCGCCGACGCCGGCGCCGCCCGGCGCGGTCATCGCGACGTCCATTGGGAGGAGCTCGGCGCGCGCGCGAGCACCGCGATCTGGGACGGCGGGCGGCTGCAGCCCGGGACGACCCTGGAGGGCCCGGCGGTCATCGAGCTGCCCGACACGACGATCGTGGTCCGGCCGGGGCACCGGGCGAGCATCGACGAGTACGGCAACGCCGTCGTCCAGGTGGACGCCGTGCGCCCCACCGGCCCGGCCGCCGTCGCGGCCGGCCGTCTCGAGGAGGACGTGTGA
- a CDS encoding AtuA-related protein, producing the protein MGGLTVGDIACGRSGDKGTTLDLTVVAADAGAYATLEAHLGAELVAGLLGAPRAVRHEVPGLLALKFVLEGALDAGPWASRRAGMHWQKAAISPVLALTLAEIGAAPA; encoded by the coding sequence ATGGGTGGGCTGACGGTCGGCGACATCGCCTGCGGGCGCTCGGGCGACAAGGGCACGACGCTGGACCTGACGGTCGTCGCAGCCGACGCCGGCGCCTACGCGACGCTGGAGGCCCACCTGGGTGCCGAGCTCGTCGCCGGCCTGCTCGGCGCGCCGCGGGCCGTGCGCCACGAGGTGCCGGGCCTGCTCGCGCTGAAGTTCGTGCTCGAGGGCGCGCTGGACGCGGGGCCGTGGGCCTCGCGGCGCGCGGGCATGCACTGGCAGAAGGCCGCCATCTCCCCCGTCCTGGCCCTCACGCTGGCCGAGATCGGCGCCGCACCGGCCTGA
- a CDS encoding acyclic terpene utilization AtuA family protein, giving the protein MSAPVATVGGGAGFAGDRLDPAVALASSGLVQYVTLECLAERTMVHALRQRRRGVAGHDPRLRLRLAPLLGPAAEHGCRIVANLGAADPERAAEEVAALAGELGHGRLRVAAVVGDDLGDRMGDVAWSDAPAEGEWLGAHAYTGSEGIARALREGADIVIAGRVADSALAAGTLRDALADDGDALAGGLVVGHLLECTGQVTGGNYTGPGGRRLTPEQLADLGYPVAHVSGDGSAEIALLPGAQGCVNRETVTLQLLYEVHDPSAYITPDGIIDMTRISVEEVGPDRVRVSGARHRGVPPQLKVSGFVALPGAMVDVEIGFACVDALARAREAAEVLRLRFAALGAADPTLDLVGVDSLLGPASAPLRCDPPEVRVHASVACADEDMARAVEDEFYWLSMAGPAAGGGIRAERRDHVAVVDGRIDRTEVREEIVWVG; this is encoded by the coding sequence GTGAGCGCGCCCGTCGCGACGGTCGGCGGCGGCGCGGGGTTCGCCGGCGACCGCCTGGACCCCGCGGTGGCGCTGGCCTCCTCGGGCCTGGTCCAGTACGTGACGCTCGAGTGCCTGGCCGAGCGCACGATGGTCCACGCGCTGCGCCAGCGGCGCCGGGGCGTGGCCGGCCATGACCCGCGGCTGCGGCTGCGGCTGGCCCCGCTGCTCGGGCCCGCCGCCGAGCACGGCTGCCGCATCGTGGCCAACCTCGGGGCCGCCGACCCCGAGCGCGCGGCCGAGGAGGTCGCGGCGCTGGCCGGCGAGCTCGGCCACGGGCGCCTCAGGGTGGCCGCCGTCGTCGGCGACGACCTCGGCGACCGCATGGGCGACGTGGCCTGGAGCGACGCGCCGGCCGAGGGCGAGTGGCTCGGCGCCCACGCCTACACGGGCAGCGAGGGCATCGCCCGCGCGCTGCGCGAGGGTGCCGACATCGTCATCGCCGGCCGCGTGGCCGACAGCGCGCTGGCCGCGGGGACGCTGCGCGACGCGCTGGCCGACGACGGCGACGCGCTCGCCGGCGGCCTGGTCGTCGGCCACCTGCTCGAGTGCACGGGCCAGGTCACCGGCGGCAACTACACCGGCCCCGGCGGGCGCCGCCTGACGCCCGAGCAGCTCGCCGACCTGGGCTACCCGGTCGCGCACGTCTCCGGCGACGGCAGCGCCGAGATCGCCCTGCTGCCGGGCGCGCAGGGCTGCGTCAACCGCGAGACCGTCACCCTGCAGCTGCTCTACGAGGTCCACGACCCGTCGGCCTACATCACGCCCGACGGAATCATCGACATGACGCGGATCTCCGTGGAGGAGGTCGGCCCCGACCGCGTCCGGGTCTCCGGGGCGCGCCACCGCGGCGTGCCACCGCAGCTCAAGGTTTCGGGCTTCGTGGCGCTGCCCGGCGCGATGGTCGACGTCGAGATCGGCTTCGCCTGCGTGGACGCCCTGGCCCGTGCGCGGGAGGCGGCCGAGGTCCTGCGCCTGCGCTTCGCCGCACTGGGCGCCGCCGATCCGACCCTGGACCTCGTCGGCGTGGACTCGCTGCTGGGCCCGGCGTCGGCGCCGCTGCGCTGCGACCCGCCCGAGGTGCGCGTGCACGCCTCGGTGGCCTGCGCCGACGAGGACATGGCGCGGGCGGTCGAGGACGAGTTCTACTGGCTGTCGATGGCCGGGCCGGCGGCCGGCGGCGGGATCCGCGCCGAGCGCCGCGACCACGTCGCCGTCGTCGACGGGCGCATCGACCGCACCGAGGTCCGGGAGGAGATCGTATGGGTGGGCTGA
- a CDS encoding ABC transporter ATP-binding protein — MSDGEEASPGADGPPPGGARVVAQGLRRDHGHGILALDGVDLTLEPGEFVALTGPSGSGKTTLLSLIGALDRPTSGSIAVDGVALHDHDFDRARYHQEVVGFVFQHHHLLTHLSARANVELPLVPTMHRRTARRARAAELLEEVDLGPRVGELAAHLSGGERQRVAVARALANEPRLLLADEPTGALDSAAAHRVLDLIADVRARRGTTVLVVTHDPLVAARADRVLHLHDGRLVDRPAELRAGSEQLSA; from the coding sequence GTGTCCGACGGTGAGGAGGCCTCTCCCGGCGCGGACGGGCCGCCGCCCGGCGGGGCGCGCGTCGTCGCCCAAGGGCTGCGGCGCGACCACGGCCACGGGATCCTGGCGCTCGACGGCGTCGACCTCACGTTGGAGCCCGGTGAGTTCGTCGCGCTGACGGGCCCGTCGGGCTCGGGCAAGACGACGCTGCTGTCGCTCATCGGCGCCCTGGACCGCCCGACCTCGGGGTCGATCGCCGTCGACGGCGTCGCCCTGCACGATCACGACTTCGACCGCGCGCGCTACCACCAGGAGGTCGTGGGCTTCGTCTTCCAGCACCACCACCTCCTCACGCACCTCTCCGCGCGGGCCAACGTGGAGCTGCCGCTCGTGCCCACCATGCACCGCCGGACGGCGCGCCGGGCGCGCGCGGCCGAGCTGCTGGAGGAGGTCGATCTCGGCCCCCGCGTCGGCGAGCTGGCCGCGCACCTGTCCGGCGGCGAGCGCCAGCGGGTGGCCGTCGCGCGGGCGCTGGCCAACGAGCCCCGGCTGCTGCTGGCCGACGAGCCGACCGGCGCGCTGGACAGCGCCGCCGCCCACCGCGTCCTGGACCTGATCGCCGACGTGCGCGCGCGCCGCGGCACCACGGTCCTGGTGGTGACCCACGACCCGCTCGTGGCCGCCCGCGCCGACCGCGTCCTGCACCTGCACGACGGCCGCCTCGTGGACCGGCCGGCCGAGCTACGTGCCGGCAGCGAGCAGCTCAGCGCCTGA
- a CDS encoding LysR family transcriptional regulator yields MDLRQLTYFRAVATLGGFRRAAEELRIAQPAISEQIRRLEAELGTTLFDRSTRPVALTPAGERLLTHANRLLSEAAAVLEDMRGFATERSTLRVGTLQYLTLLDIPEVLSRFGAAHAGIELNVTVGNTGELEALLLRGDLDVVIVHTEGGVPGDRLTGEPWRREEVAVAVSLEHPLSGREDVAVQELADARFVTSRVGGLIRETFRARARAVGFDPEVAFEASDVATTLSLVGRDLGVAIVPRSVQALHADNVVVLPLRSTTALDVCLLRDAHRTPTPAIEAFMGFMAKTGSNAPSSGAR; encoded by the coding sequence ATGGATCTCCGGCAGCTGACCTACTTCCGCGCGGTCGCCACCCTCGGCGGCTTCCGGCGCGCCGCGGAGGAGCTGCGCATCGCCCAGCCGGCGATCTCGGAGCAGATCCGCCGCCTCGAGGCCGAGCTGGGGACCACGCTCTTTGACCGCAGCACCCGCCCCGTGGCGCTCACGCCCGCCGGGGAGCGGCTGCTGACCCACGCCAACCGGCTCCTGAGCGAGGCCGCGGCCGTGCTCGAGGACATGCGGGGCTTCGCGACGGAGCGCAGCACGCTGCGCGTCGGGACGCTGCAGTACCTGACGCTGCTGGACATCCCGGAGGTGCTGTCGCGCTTCGGAGCCGCCCACGCGGGGATCGAGCTCAACGTCACCGTCGGCAACACGGGCGAGCTGGAGGCGCTGCTGCTGCGCGGCGACCTCGACGTCGTCATCGTGCACACGGAGGGCGGCGTGCCCGGCGATCGCCTGACCGGCGAGCCGTGGCGGCGCGAGGAGGTCGCCGTCGCCGTGTCGCTCGAGCACCCGCTCTCGGGCCGCGAGGACGTCGCGGTGCAGGAGCTGGCCGACGCCCGGTTCGTGACCTCGCGGGTGGGCGGGCTGATCCGCGAGACGTTCCGCGCCCGCGCCCGGGCGGTGGGCTTCGATCCGGAGGTGGCGTTCGAGGCCTCCGACGTGGCGACGACGCTGAGCCTCGTCGGCCGCGACCTCGGCGTGGCGATCGTCCCGCGCTCGGTCCAGGCGCTGCACGCCGACAACGTCGTCGTGCTCCCCCTGCGCTCCACGACCGCGCTGGACGTCTGCCTGCTGCGCGACGCGCACCGCACGCCGACGCCGGCGATCGAGGCGTTCATGGGCTTCATGGCCAAGACGGGGAGCAACGCGCCAAGTTCCGGGGCCCGCTGA
- a CDS encoding ABC transporter permease, with protein MLELILTNLRRRKARTAATALGIALGVATIVALLSIGSGIKRTAGELVHLGQADLGVFQSGVTDPTASLLPLSLGARLEARPDVAEATPLLLVIEGVRQDPAAVVFGARPEGFFARRLVAVQGTSRLGGRSVAVGDRLARELRLKPGGTLTVKRRRFTVAGIYHTGVYFEDTGAVMDLVAAQRLTDRRGEATTFAVQLATGAHHAAAVKAIRRALPGLQIIGTADDAERAGANGELVRNTVSIVATLALILGGLGVTNTMAMAVLERRRELALLNALGWRRGRVALLVLAEGVITSIGGAAVGLLLGTLGAGWLAQGLGVSAVVTPHVTMATIGQAVLIGGAVGVLGGLYPAWRGTSISGAELLAAGT; from the coding sequence GTGCTCGAGCTGATCCTCACGAACCTGCGCCGGCGCAAGGCACGGACGGCCGCCACGGCGCTGGGCATCGCGCTCGGCGTGGCGACGATCGTCGCGCTGCTCTCCATCGGCTCGGGCATCAAGCGCACCGCGGGCGAGCTCGTCCACCTCGGCCAGGCCGACCTCGGCGTCTTCCAGTCCGGTGTCACCGACCCGACCGCGTCGCTGCTGCCGCTCTCGCTGGGCGCGCGGCTGGAGGCCCGCCCCGACGTCGCGGAGGCCACCCCGCTGCTGCTCGTCATCGAGGGGGTGCGCCAGGACCCGGCGGCGGTCGTGTTCGGCGCCCGCCCCGAGGGGTTCTTCGCCCGCCGGCTCGTGGCCGTGCAGGGCACGTCGCGGCTCGGCGGGCGCTCGGTCGCCGTGGGCGACCGCCTGGCGCGCGAGCTGCGGCTGAAGCCCGGCGGGACGCTGACGGTCAAGCGCCGGCGGTTCACCGTCGCCGGCATCTACCACACGGGCGTCTACTTCGAGGACACCGGCGCGGTCATGGACCTCGTCGCCGCCCAGCGGCTCACGGACCGCCGTGGGGAGGCCACGACGTTCGCCGTCCAGCTCGCGACGGGGGCCCACCACGCCGCCGCGGTCAAGGCGATCCGCCGGGCGCTGCCCGGGCTGCAGATCATCGGCACCGCCGATGACGCCGAGCGCGCGGGCGCCAACGGGGAGCTCGTGCGCAACACGGTGTCGATCGTCGCGACGCTGGCCCTCATCCTCGGCGGCCTGGGGGTGACGAACACGATGGCGATGGCCGTCCTGGAGCGCCGGCGCGAGCTCGCGCTGCTCAACGCCCTGGGGTGGCGCCGCGGCCGCGTGGCGCTGCTCGTCCTGGCCGAGGGGGTCATCACGAGCATCGGCGGGGCCGCGGTCGGGCTGCTGCTCGGCACCCTCGGCGCCGGCTGGCTGGCCCAGGGGCTCGGGGTGTCGGCGGTCGTCACGCCGCACGTCACGATGGCCACCATCGGCCAGGCCGTGCTCATCGGCGGCGCGGTCGGCGTGCTCGGCGGCCTCTACCCGGCCTGGCGCGGCACGAGCATCTCAGGCGCTGAGCTGCTCGCTGCCGGCACGTAG
- a CDS encoding thiamine pyrophosphate-binding protein, which translates to MSEPGAARTMSGGQAVAEMFARHGVGPMWGMGGFQLLPFYDAVRRLGLPHHLVNDERAGVFAADAYARVTGRPGVCDATLGPGATNLVTGLVESLNAGVPLVVLVGEPHRAHAGRHMTQEARQLEILAPAVKAVIRVEVAERIPEHVRRAFALSTSGRAGPVVLALPEDVSHGEVALAEDDLWSDPATLRAPARRTRPAAQDVASAAALLATAERPLVLAGGGVHLSDATEALEALAERHRLPVAHTLSGAGVLRSDNPLSLGLFGRYSRIANELIEASDCLLVVGCKLGEVATRRYALPPAHVPLIHLDILPEEIGHWARTAVGLWGDAREGLLALDAELGDRRPDRAAYLADVAARRDAWAQSTRPRYESDEQPIGMARLIGELNATLPAEAIVVADGGFASHWTGLLYDSRRRGRTFISDRGFASIGYGLPGSIGAATAAPGVPVVGLTGDGGMNMSAGELETARRVGAGVLLIVVNNAASGYVKALQHGVYGAGAYQSSDLSELDYGRIAQAYGCHGRRIEDPADLRGAIEEHLARRDGVPTVLDVVVTRDPSRMLPGVDSRTARFVPGDRPA; encoded by the coding sequence ATGAGCGAGCCAGGCGCGGCGCGCACGATGAGCGGCGGCCAGGCGGTCGCCGAGATGTTCGCTCGCCACGGCGTGGGCCCCATGTGGGGCATGGGCGGCTTCCAGCTGCTGCCGTTCTACGACGCGGTGCGCCGCCTGGGCCTGCCCCACCACCTCGTCAACGACGAGCGCGCCGGCGTGTTCGCGGCCGACGCCTACGCCCGGGTGACGGGCCGGCCCGGCGTCTGCGACGCGACGCTCGGCCCCGGCGCCACGAACCTCGTGACGGGCCTGGTCGAGTCGCTCAACGCCGGCGTCCCGCTCGTCGTGCTGGTCGGCGAGCCGCACCGGGCGCACGCGGGCCGGCACATGACCCAGGAGGCGCGGCAGCTCGAGATCCTCGCGCCCGCGGTCAAGGCCGTCATCCGCGTCGAGGTCGCCGAGCGCATCCCCGAGCACGTGCGCCGCGCGTTCGCCCTGAGCACCTCGGGCCGCGCCGGCCCGGTCGTGCTCGCGCTCCCCGAGGACGTCTCGCACGGCGAGGTCGCGCTGGCCGAGGACGACCTGTGGAGCGACCCGGCGACGCTGCGCGCGCCCGCGCGCCGCACCCGGCCCGCCGCGCAGGACGTCGCGTCGGCCGCCGCCCTGCTGGCGACCGCCGAGCGCCCGCTCGTCCTCGCCGGCGGCGGCGTGCACCTCTCCGACGCCACGGAGGCGCTCGAGGCCCTGGCCGAGCGCCACCGCCTGCCCGTCGCCCACACGCTGAGCGGCGCCGGCGTCCTGCGCAGCGACAACCCGCTGTCGCTCGGCCTCTTCGGCCGCTACAGCCGGATCGCGAACGAGCTCATCGAGGCCTCCGACTGCCTCCTGGTCGTGGGCTGCAAGCTCGGCGAGGTGGCCACGCGCCGCTACGCGCTGCCGCCGGCGCACGTGCCGCTCATCCACCTCGACATCCTCCCGGAGGAGATCGGCCACTGGGCCCGCACCGCCGTGGGCCTCTGGGGCGACGCCCGCGAGGGCCTGCTGGCCCTGGACGCCGAGCTCGGCGACCGCCGGCCCGACCGCGCGGCGTACCTGGCCGACGTCGCGGCGCGCCGCGACGCGTGGGCGCAGAGCACGCGCCCGCGCTACGAGAGCGACGAGCAGCCCATCGGCATGGCGCGGCTCATCGGCGAGCTCAACGCGACACTGCCGGCCGAGGCGATCGTCGTGGCCGACGGCGGCTTCGCCAGCCACTGGACGGGGCTGCTCTACGACAGCCGGCGGCGCGGGCGCACGTTCATCTCCGACCGCGGCTTCGCCTCCATCGGCTACGGCCTGCCCGGCAGCATCGGCGCCGCGACCGCCGCGCCGGGCGTCCCGGTCGTCGGCCTCACCGGCGACGGAGGCATGAACATGTCGGCCGGCGAGCTCGAGACCGCGCGGCGCGTCGGCGCGGGCGTGCTGCTCATCGTCGTCAACAACGCCGCGTCGGGCTACGTCAAGGCCCTGCAGCACGGCGTCTACGGCGCCGGCGCCTACCAGTCCAGCGACCTCTCCGAGCTCGACTACGGGCGCATCGCGCAGGCCTACGGCTGCCACGGGCGCCGCATCGAGGATCCCGCCGACCTGCGCGGCGCGATCGAGGAGCACCTGGCCCGCCGCGACGGCGTGCCGACCGTGCTCGACGTCGTCGTCACGCGCGACCCGTCCCGCATGCTGCCCGGCGTCGACAGCCGCACCGCACGCTTCGTCCCCGGGGACCGGCCCGCATGA
- a CDS encoding ferritin-like domain-containing protein, whose product MTNIRIEDLDPSGDLRQSADDAGAWDPTGTRRNLLRQAGIGGAAVFGVGALLSPLDAFASASASQKGEYSTSGSRSIRRGRPNANDVKIGNYALTLEYLEAAFYAAADKAGYPDADIAAAAKTLAAHEAAHVAALKKVLGKAAVKAPTVNLDTVGKLLADQNTFIKTAASIEPVGTAAYAGAGPYLNNLAIVKAALSIHSVEANHAAYTAALVKFKGIDPSIDPIPNSFNPAYSFKKTVKIVSGLNIVTGRLQP is encoded by the coding sequence ATGACCAACATTCGTATCGAGGACCTCGATCCCTCGGGCGACCTGCGCCAGTCCGCGGACGACGCCGGCGCCTGGGATCCCACCGGGACCCGCCGCAACCTGCTGCGCCAGGCCGGGATCGGCGGCGCCGCGGTGTTCGGTGTCGGCGCCCTGCTGTCCCCGCTCGACGCGTTCGCCTCCGCGAGCGCCTCGCAGAAGGGCGAGTACTCCACGTCGGGCTCCAGGTCGATCCGTCGCGGCAGGCCCAACGCCAACGACGTCAAGATCGGCAACTACGCGCTGACGCTCGAGTACCTCGAGGCGGCCTTCTACGCGGCGGCCGACAAGGCCGGGTACCCCGACGCCGACATCGCCGCGGCCGCCAAGACGCTGGCCGCGCACGAGGCGGCCCACGTCGCCGCGCTGAAGAAGGTCCTCGGCAAGGCCGCCGTCAAGGCTCCGACGGTGAACCTCGACACGGTCGGCAAGCTCCTGGCCGACCAGAACACGTTCATCAAGACGGCCGCCTCCATCGAGCCGGTGGGCACCGCGGCCTACGCGGGCGCCGGTCCGTACCTGAACAACCTGGCGATCGTCAAGGCGGCGCTCTCGATCCACTCCGTCGAGGCCAACCACGCCGCCTACACCGCGGCGCTGGTCAAGTTCAAGGGCATCGACCCGTCGATCGACCCCATCCCGAACTCGTTCAACCCGGCCTACTCGTTCAAGAAGACGGTCAAGATCGTCTCGGGCCTGAACATCGTCACGGGCAGGCTGCAGCCGTAG